In Prunus dulcis chromosome 1, ALMONDv2, whole genome shotgun sequence, the following are encoded in one genomic region:
- the LOC117615380 gene encoding multiple organellar RNA editing factor 2, chloroplastic, with the protein MVQTLVRAIAMAAAATTTTASRHSAISLLVPKRLFSTSRLTQPPSVPSLILGRRSLAPLSHAVRLPTATTRYTPIRCRVNRSGGSYSPLNSGSNFSDRPPTEMAPLFPGCDYEHWLIVMDKPGGEGATKQQMIDCYVQTLAKILGSEEEAKKKIYNVSCERYFGFGCEIDEETSNKLEGMPGVLFVLPDSYVDPEYKDYGAELFVNGEIVQRSPERQRRVEPQPSRAQDRPRYNDRTRYVRRRENVR; encoded by the exons ATGGTTCAAACCCTAGTCCGAGCCATTGCCATGGCCGCCGCcgcaaccaccaccaccgcctcTCGCCACTCCGCAATCTCTCTCCTCGTACCCAAACGTCTCTTCTCCACATCCAGACTCACCCAGCCTCCCTCCGTCCCATCTCTTATACTCGGCCGTCGCTCTCTCGCCCCGCTCTCGCATGCCGTCCGATTACCCACCGCCACCACCCGGTACACTCCGATCCGCTGCCGGGTGAACCGCTCCGGTGGTTCTTACTCGCCCCTTAACTCCGGTTCAAACTTCAGTGACCGTCCACCCACTGAAATGGCCCCGCTTTTCCCGGGATGCGACTATGAGCACTGGCTCATAGTCATGGACAAGCCCGGAGGTGAGGGTGCTACAAAGCAGCAGATGATCGATTGCTATGTTCAGACCCTGGCTAAAATCCTTGGGAG CGAGGAAGAAgcgaagaagaaaatttacaaTGTGTCCTGCGAGAggtattttggttttggttgtgAGATTGACGAGGAGACCTCGAATAAGCTTGAAG GCATGCCTGGTGTTCTTTTTGTGCTTCCGGATTCATATGTTGATCCCGAATATAAAGACTACGGgg CTGAGTTATTTGTGAATGGAGAAATTGTTCAAAGGTCGCCTGAAAGGCAGAGGAGGGTGGAGCCACAGCCCTCGAGAGCTCAGGACAGACCAAGATACAATGACAGAACCCGATATGTGCGCCGAAGGgaaaatgtgcggtaa
- the LOC117614242 gene encoding thaumatin-like protein 1, with the protein MASQTLLSLLLVTVFLSGANSATFTFTNRCPYTVWPGALTGSGAQLSSTGFELASGASSSLDVPSPWSGRFWGRTQCFTDASGKFICGTADCGSGQVACNGAGAIPPASLIELTLAPGGGQDFYDVSLVDGFNVALELAPQGAGGCSATSCPANVNSVCPAELAIKGSDGGVIACKSACLAFNRPDYCCTGTFGSPDTCPPTDYSKTFKSQCPQAYSYAFDDKTSTFTCTGGPNYAITFCP; encoded by the exons ATGGCATCTCAAACTttgctctctcttcttttggtCACTGTCTTCCTATCAG GGGCTAATTCAGCTACATTCACATTCACAAACCGTTGCCCCTACACAGTTTGGCCAGGAGCCCTAACTGGGAGTGGTGCACAATTATCTTCAACCGGATTCGAGTTAGCATCCGGGGCCTCTTCATCTTTGGATGTCCCTTCTCCATGGTCCGGCCGCTTCTGGGGCCGGACCCAGTGCTTCACAGATGCCTCAGGAAAGTTTATTTGTGGCACCGCAGACTGCGGCTCTGGTCAAGTCGCGTGCAATGGTGCTGGTGCAATCCCACCAGCATCGTTGATAGAATTAACTCTGGCCCCAGGTGGAGGGCAAGATTTCTACGATGTTAGCCTCGTTGACGGCTTCAACGTGGCTCTCGAATTAGCCCCACAAGGAGCTGGTGGATGTAGCGCCACAAGCTGCCCAGCTAATGTCAATAGTGTTTGCCCGGCAGAGTTGGCTATAAAAGGGTCAGATGGCGGTGTGATTGCCTGCAAAAGTGCGTGTTTGGCTTTCAACCGGCCGGATTATTGTTGCACCGGCACATTCGGGAGCCCTGATACATGCCCTCCTACCGATTATTCAAAGACATTCAAGAGCCAGTGCCCTCAAGCTTATAGTTATGCTTTTGATGATAAAACTAGCACTTTCACATGTACTGGTGGACCTAACTACGCCATCACCTTTTGTCCTTGA
- the LOC117620968 gene encoding cyanate hydratase: MAENKAIITHQLQSVKRESGKSYSQLAKETGLTNVYVAQLLRRQAQLKPETAPKLQAALPGLPQELIKEMMIPPLRSYDPNLIQDPTIYRLNEAVMHFGESIKEIINEEFGDGIMSAIDFYCSVDKVKGVDGKDRVAIVFDGKYLPHSEQKSEHMVSRLHLE; the protein is encoded by the exons ATGGCTGAGAACAAAGCAATCATAACCCATCAGCTTCAGTCTGTGAAGCGCGAGTCTGGCAAGTCCTATAGTCAGCTAGCGAAGGAGACAGGCCTCACCAACGTGTATGTTGCTCAGCTTCTGAGGCGCCAAGCTCAGCTCAAGCCTGAAACTGCCCCTAAGTTGCAGGCTGCCCTGCCTGGCCTGCCCCAAGAACTCATTAAGGAGATGATGATTCCACCCTTGAGGTCCTATGACCCTAATTTGATCCAAGATCCCACTATTTACAG GTTGAATGAAGCAGTTATGCATTTTGGTGAAAGCATCAAGGAGATTATCAACGAGGAATTTGGTGATGGCAT TATGTCAGCTATAGATTTCTACTGTTCAGTAGACAAAGTTAAAGGTGTGGATGGCAAGGACCGGGTAGCCATAGTATTTGATGGGAAATATTTGCCTCATTCTGAGCAG AAGTCAGAGCACATGGTTTCAAGGCTGCATTTGGAATGA